From Triticum urartu cultivar G1812 chromosome 2, Tu2.1, whole genome shotgun sequence, a single genomic window includes:
- the LOC125534125 gene encoding BTB/POZ and MATH domain-containing protein 2-like — protein MANKSTSEVSHGQLPKTSSTCLTEGVTAVHDFEVANYRLLDGIGVGKDVRSSNFSVGGFEWFMNFFPDGRMADYAGYASVFLDRVIQQNDTHNVRTKFTLNMLEKDGEAQLTKCDEIGHVFSSAKSYWGYCRFVAKEKLKSSSQANNGLLIIRCVLTVIKEPRTEVKRNTVVVPQPNLQDQLCQMWKDGQGADVTFSVGGQLFKAHRCLLAARSLVFKAELLGPMKEKETHCIKIDDIDPEIFEALLHFIYTDSLIVDEHHKEGEIAKLQHLLVASDRYGLDRLNVMCESKLSECIDAETVATTLVLAEQHHCKDLKEACIEFMAPRNVLQAVMATDGFKHLVASCPLVMKELLDMVSRGG, from the coding sequence ATGGCCAACAAATCCACCTCTGAAGTTAGCCATGGCCAGCTACCCAAGACATCGTCCACATGCTTGACGGAGGGTGTCACTGCGGTGCATGATTTTGAGGTGGCCAATTACCGGTTGCTGGATGGCATCGGCGTCGGCAAGGACGTTCGCTCAAGCAACTTCAGCGTGGGTGGCTTCGAATGGTTTATGAATTTCTTCCCGGATGGGAGGATGGCAGACTATGCTGGCTATGCATCAGTCTTTCTGGACCGTGTCATTCAACAGAATGACACACATAATGTCAGGACTAAGTTCACCTTAAACATGCTAGAGAAAGACGGTGAGGCACAATTAACTAAATGTGATGAGATAGGTCATGTCTTTTCCTCAGCAAAGTCATATTGGGGCTACTGCAGATTCGTTGCGAAAGAGAAACTGAAATCATCGTCGCAAGCCAACAATGGCTTGTTGATTATACGATGTGTTCTCACCGTGATAAAAGAACCTCGCACCGAGGTTAAGAGGAACACTGTTGTGGTTCCGCAACCGAATCTGCAAGACCAGCTCTGCCAAATGTGGAAGGATGGCCAGGGTGCAGATGTGACATTCAGTGTGGGTGGCCAATTGTTCAAAGCTCACAGATGCTTATTGGCTGCACGGTCTCTGGTTTTCAAGGCGGAGCTCTTGGGTCCGATGAAGGAGAAGGAAACACACTGCATCAAAATTGATGACATCGACCCTGAAATCTTTGAGGCTCTTCTTCACTTCATATACACAGATTCCCTGATAGTCGATGAGCACCACAAGGAAGGTGAAATTGCAAAACTGCAGCATCTGCTAGTTGCCTCGGATCGATATGGTTTGGATAGGTTAAATGTGATGTGTGAAAGTAAATTGTCTGAGTGCATTGACGCGGAGACTGTTGCAACAACATTGGTTTTAGCAGAGCAACACCACTGCAAGGATCTCAAAGAAGCCTGCATTGAGTTTATGGCTCCACGGAATGTTCTACAAGCTGTCATGGCAACTGATGGTTTCAAACATTTGGTAGCAAGCTGTCCTTTGGTCATGAAGGAGTTACTGGACATGGTGTCCCGGGGTGGCTAG